The DNA region TGTTAGACCCATGTGTATCATGACACTCTGCACAAGGAAGGTGCCCCGCTAGCGGACTGCCATCCTGCGCTTTAATAATATGCTTGGAAAATTGCATCTCGTCTGATGTAAACTCCCTATCGGAGTAAGATAATTCAGGATTTGTTTCATAATTTTTTTTGGTTTCTTCGGTCAAATTATTGTAATAGCTTGCGATATCCGCAATTTTACTATATTTATTTTTGGTATTCAAATTATGACATCGAAGACAGAGATCAAAATCTTCATAGATTCCGATTGCACTAATATTCTTTTTATATTGGAAGACTCGATACTCTACGTCTACTTCAGATTGTGCAAACAGTTCACCAAGACCGGATTCATGACAGGACTCACATAATTGTTCTTTGCTATTTATTTTTCCAACGGGCTTGTCGTCCTTTAGGATACCAGAATCATGCGTATAAGTAATTTGATCGGGTGCTAAATTAGGATTACCTTCTGAACTCTCATTATGTGGACTGTGACAACTTGCACAGGAGCTGCCGCTCGGTTTTCCTGCAATATCAATTGCTGCAGAATGCTTGTGTCTAGCTTGGCTATTTTCAGGCATAGGTGCAACTGTACCATCATGACAGGCCATGCAATAATCATCCACATGTTTATCAGTATTACCATTTTCACTATTCTGTTTCTGTTCTAATAGGTTTTGATTCCTTGCTTCGTGTGTATTATGGCAATTGACACAGACATTCACATTATCTGCATAAGCTGCATGAGGACTTTCCCGGTGAACTTTTTCACCATTTTTTCCGTTATAATCTATTTCATAAAGCTTTTGTCCACTTTCTGCATCTGTAATTGGTGGAGTGCTTTCCGTCGTAAATGACCAAAACTTAGGAAAAGCACTGTTACCTGCAGAATCAATAACTCCTAACGGACTAATAAAAACATTATATTTCGTACTCCTTGTTAAAGGCTTTACTGAAGGTATAAATGAAATTTCTTTTGTGTCCGAGTTATATTTGATGTCTCCCGGAACATCCTTACCATTACTTGTAACACTGATACTTTTGTCAATGTCTACTTCCTTTAATGCATTGGCATCTGAAACCCTAAATTTTATTTCCGTGTCTATTGAAACTTGCGTCATATCCTCTGTATAAGCTGGAACAATACTACCCAATACAATAGTTGGACGTAACGTATCTTTAGTATAAGTAATACCTTGCGGTGTTCCGACATTCCCAGCTAAGTCTATCGCTCTTGCATAAACGGTTTGAGGGCCTTCTGCCAGCTGCGGATTAGTATAAATCCATTTCTCACTACTATTTTTCTCGACAGTTATCCATGTACTAGAAGCCTCTTCAGTACAATCTTTCAAACAAATTTGCACAGTTGCATTCGGTTCAGTAATTAACTCAATCGAATGAGAATTTGAGAAGCCACCTTCATCCAAGTCTTTAAACTTTATGGCGGGTGGAAAATCAATTGTAAGATTAGTTATAGTCGTGGAGGCAACAGTTATCCCGTCAGCATCGACAAGCCTAGCTTCTATATTATGTGTGCCTTCTGGAAAAAAAACATCCGTAATACTCCAGCTATTCCCGTTTACAATGTATGATGTACCTTTTTTCTCCGCACCAATAAAAATGCTAATAGTCATCCCTGCTATATAATTTTCAACTGTACCGGAAATAATTACGTTAGCTACGTTTGAAAACTCATCCGATTTTGGAGAAGTGATCGTTATCTTAGGCTCGGTGCCAGTAATTCCTTCACTATTAACGCTTGAAATTGGTAACCATTGTTGGGGACCTAACATTTGAATACATAAAACAAGTATGACAAGTACTTGAAATTTGGTCTTATTTAGAAGGCTTCTATACCTCATTTAGCACCTCTCATTTCTACTATATTTGCAGTGGCAAAATGTTGTTCTCTCAATATATATTCTATTCCTATTTAAGGGAAGGTTCTAGAGAATGGGGAGATAATTCAACAAATATTCATATATATAATGTTAAAATATAGATTACTATTCAAAGGAAATAACTACAAAGTCAAGGCACTAATATCATATTTTGTAAATAGATATATTTGACAATTTTATGACTGAAATGTTAAAATTACAGCAAATAATAAGGTGCTATGCCGAAGCATAACACCTTATTCCATGCTATTTACTCTTTGAGCTAATAATTAGTTGCAGCTAATTGTTAGCTTATTTTATTAATTGCCTGTTGGCATTCCATTTGGGTGATCAGCACGACGCTCAGCGTTCTTAATTGTCTCAGCATGAGAGCTGTTGTGACATGCCCAACATACTGACATGTTAGTGAACTTCTTAAGAGCTGAAGAAGCGTTGTTGTCTTGCATGTAACCAAGAGCTCCAGTCTCATCACCTACAAATGCTCCACCTGTTGCAGTTAAGTCAGCAATCGTCTTACCCTGAGCATCCTTCATGATGTAAGCATCAGTACCATGAGAGAAGTGGCAGCGTACGCAAGTGTAGCTATCGCTGTTTGTGCTGTGACGGTATGCAGCAGTTTCATCGCCGAAGTGAGAACCACCACTAGTACTGTTTGAAACTAAGTAGTCAGTATGACAAGCTGCACAGAATTTAGACATTTGAACACCGACGTTTTTAACAGTACCAGCAGATACTGTGTAGCCAAGGTCTTTTAATTCTTGTTCAGATTTACCGCCAAATTGAGCGATAGGGGCACCACTCCAGAAAGCGCTTTGTACTGTGTGGTTATATGGTCCCTCTTGGGCCATTTGAACCACTACAGGACGAGCGATGAAACCTTTACCAGCAGTTTTAAGTGCATCAGCACCTGCAGTAGAGGTAGAGTATGCTTCAGCATGTTCGTAATCGAAATAAACACCTGAAGTTGAACCGTAAGCAGCAATTATATCATCTGTAGTTTCAGGAGTAGCATCTGCTTTAACTAAACGTGACCAGTAAGATAGACCATTTGTACGACTGTCATAACCATATAACCATGGTGCAGTAGATTTTGTGTAAGCAGAAGCACCTTTGTTATATTGAGCTACGGTTACTTTACCATCAACATC from Neobacillus sp. FSL H8-0543 includes:
- a CDS encoding Ig-like domain-containing protein, translated to MRYRSLLNKTKFQVLVILVLCIQMLGPQQWLPISSVNSEGITGTEPKITITSPKSDEFSNVANVIISGTVENYIAGMTISIFIGAEKKGTSYIVNGNSWSITDVFFPEGTHNIEARLVDADGITVASTTITNLTIDFPPAIKFKDLDEGGFSNSHSIELITEPNATVQICLKDCTEEASSTWITVEKNSSEKWIYTNPQLAEGPQTVYARAIDLAGNVGTPQGITYTKDTLRPTIVLGSIVPAYTEDMTQVSIDTEIKFRVSDANALKEVDIDKSISVTSNGKDVPGDIKYNSDTKEISFIPSVKPLTRSTKYNVFISPLGVIDSAGNSAFPKFWSFTTESTPPITDAESGQKLYEIDYNGKNGEKVHRESPHAAYADNVNVCVNCHNTHEARNQNLLEQKQNSENGNTDKHVDDYCMACHDGTVAPMPENSQARHKHSAAIDIAGKPSGSSCASCHSPHNESSEGNPNLAPDQITYTHDSGILKDDKPVGKINSKEQLCESCHESGLGELFAQSEVDVEYRVFQYKKNISAIGIYEDFDLCLRCHNLNTKNKYSKIADIASYYNNLTEETKKNYETNPELSYSDREFTSDEMQFSKHIIKAQDGSPLAGHLPCAECHDTHGSNNIKQLNTSLGHSNIKSFTAEDKNETEPDSQVVKVNIGGKEIEFKLLSDKKERDFCLACHSDGKTAVYGVEGKKYESTRPEHTAYPSEPCSFCHGRGANKVERALSAAHAPKTGMVPE
- a CDS encoding cytochrome c3 family protein, coding for MKKFSLSFLFALMLFGIFAIAASAEGPMVPGTAEPVNQNANKTAEGVDTNDGTTAGTVIKNLQGHKTHTSYQNNTNSCASCHQTHTAKGDQLLFADGVYNTCTACHDGTLGFLNVFTPGESASATGAGTFGGSHGSSMHMSNDSVNISAAPGGNPADQTDADTSDDKIRGTMWGEKFNCASCHAPHGSYSDRLLQYNPNGIASMPASKGGNQLENVPVVDALPAVDASAPAVVLLRTEDVDGKVTVAQYNKGASAYTKSTAPWLYGYDSRTNGLSYWSRLVKADATPETTDDIIAAYGSTSGVYFDYEHAEAYSTSTAGADALKTAGKGFIARPVVVQMAQEGPYNHTVQSAFWSGAPIAQFGGKSEQELKDLGYTVSAGTVKNVGVQMSKFCAACHTDYLVSNSTSGGSHFGDETAAYRHSTNSDSYTCVRCHFSHGTDAYIMKDAQGKTIADLTATGGAFVGDETGALGYMQDNNASSALKKFTNMSVCWACHNSSHAETIKNAERRADHPNGMPTGN